Proteins encoded together in one Chryseobacterium sp. G0201 window:
- a CDS encoding OmpP1/FadL family transporter, which produces MLKKSLVIMSISAAFFAQAQDISVLRNSVDVYSNSQMVGSSKFNAMGGANGALGGDASSLLTNPAGLGVAISGEVSGTLSIMGNKNTSTLAGASTSYSNTKGDLGNVGGIMTFQLMTESAWKFINVGVNFSNQSLDNYVETAGNSNILFTDVDTGNSSSYGKHAYNRYGNLSKTSFGVGANYNHNLYIGAGLNFFNASLDQSDTASLNSNTNNSTEFFSKNGTPYYERSNGFSASLGVIGKLSPNFRLGASIETPTFWTIDKSYNFYNDPVYGDDIGLESNKFTSPLKATVSAAFVASKNFSLDVDYTLGLTKPKYKVYTQTETDINNFFKDNYKNLSELRVGAEYRVKQVRLRGGYSYTSTPFDALTIGRYTDGGDQVDQSYGNLILNNRNALSFGIGYDFKSFYIDAAYQNITSKYTNPFMFGVLDDNNNSAYYSATNSVASDSFIVSDVKNIRNNFFLTLGWKF; this is translated from the coding sequence ATGTTAAAAAAATCTTTAGTAATAATGAGTATTTCTGCTGCATTTTTTGCGCAGGCTCAGGATATTTCTGTACTAAGAAATTCTGTTGATGTTTACTCTAATTCTCAAATGGTAGGTTCTTCCAAGTTTAATGCGATGGGAGGAGCTAACGGAGCTTTGGGTGGAGATGCAAGTTCTTTATTAACCAACCCCGCAGGTTTAGGAGTTGCCATCTCTGGTGAGGTTTCCGGGACGTTGTCAATTATGGGTAATAAAAATACTTCAACATTGGCAGGCGCATCAACGAGTTATAGTAATACGAAAGGTGATCTTGGAAATGTTGGCGGTATTATGACTTTCCAACTGATGACAGAAAGTGCTTGGAAGTTCATTAATGTTGGGGTTAATTTCTCAAATCAGTCACTTGATAATTACGTTGAAACTGCAGGAAACAGCAATATACTTTTTACTGATGTGGATACAGGTAATTCATCATCGTATGGTAAACATGCTTACAATAGATATGGCAATCTATCTAAAACAAGTTTTGGTGTAGGTGCAAATTACAATCATAATCTTTATATCGGTGCAGGATTAAATTTTTTCAACGCATCGCTTGATCAGTCGGATACGGCTTCTTTAAATTCTAACACGAATAATTCTACGGAATTTTTCAGCAAAAACGGAACGCCATATTACGAAAGGTCTAATGGTTTTTCAGCTTCATTAGGGGTGATTGGGAAATTGAGTCCGAACTTTAGATTAGGAGCTTCTATTGAAACACCTACTTTCTGGACTATTGATAAAAGCTATAATTTCTACAATGATCCAGTTTACGGAGATGATATTGGCCTTGAAAGCAATAAATTTACTTCGCCTCTTAAAGCAACGGTAAGTGCTGCGTTCGTAGCGAGTAAAAATTTCTCTTTGGACGTAGATTATACATTAGGGCTTACAAAACCTAAATATAAAGTATATACTCAAACAGAAACCGACATAAATAATTTCTTTAAAGATAATTATAAAAACTTATCTGAATTAAGAGTTGGTGCGGAATACCGAGTAAAACAAGTACGATTGAGAGGTGGATATTCTTACACTTCAACACCGTTTGATGCCTTGACTATCGGAAGATATACAGATGGAGGAGATCAGGTTGACCAGTCTTATGGTAACCTTATTCTTAATAACAGAAATGCATTGTCATTCGGTATCGGATATGATTTCAAATCATTCTACATCGATGCTGCTTATCAGAATATAACTTCAAAATATACCAACCCTTTTATGTTTGGTGTATTGGATGATAATAATAATTCTGCTTATTATTCTGCAACGAATAGTGTAGCGAGTGATTCGTTCATTGTTTCGGATGTGAAAAATATCAGAAATAACTTCTTTCTTACATTGGGATGGAAATTTTAA
- a CDS encoding RagB/SusD family nutrient uptake outer membrane protein produces the protein MKGDANGGGFFNNLYRVGEYGGDNIDISGTTSDQFFYYYNYRSIKNNGRSNTIWNAGYKAIIGCNRVISKFSEGKDAETDQLIGENYFLRAYVYFSLVNVFGRPYNQGTGNLGVPLKTSDDVNELPPRATVGAIYDQITNDLKKAEQLMTLDKKNIYASKEAAQALLSRVYLYMENNDKTIEYADKVINSGKYTLLSNSELPSYATKTPENNNETIFAFKYNKDGDYSDGWYTIGSMYANIQSVGWGEMYASSSYLNLIRQNPQDARLKFISPKYSDPLIPVAYWVQQGTNASGGVTYNYVFQKTFQQGGNTYFTMNNVNYQIYPEVLPNKTNYYFMNSGGAKTYVTLDNDMDKRNGYPKFYILKCSLQEGVAQLWSPVVVRLAEIYLNRAEAYAKKGMTTSALADVNIIRTRAGIPTYATVPAGQTILDIVLQERRLELAFEAQRKYDVFRNKLEMNRQYPGTHLSGNNPFYTIPYTNNRIIEYIPEQQIQIQPNLIQNPD, from the coding sequence TTGAAAGGCGATGCCAACGGCGGCGGCTTTTTTAATAACCTATATCGAGTTGGTGAATATGGCGGAGACAACATTGATATTAGCGGAACCACATCTGATCAGTTTTTCTATTATTACAACTACAGAAGTATTAAAAATAACGGACGATCCAATACCATCTGGAATGCCGGATACAAAGCTATTATTGGCTGCAACAGGGTTATATCTAAATTTTCCGAAGGAAAAGATGCCGAGACAGACCAACTTATTGGTGAAAATTATTTCCTAAGAGCTTATGTTTATTTCTCTTTAGTAAACGTATTTGGAAGACCGTACAATCAAGGAACAGGAAACCTAGGAGTACCATTGAAAACTTCTGATGATGTTAATGAATTGCCACCCAGAGCAACTGTTGGAGCTATTTACGATCAGATTACTAATGATCTGAAAAAAGCAGAACAACTCATGACTCTTGATAAAAAAAATATTTACGCTTCTAAAGAAGCTGCCCAAGCATTACTTTCCAGAGTTTATCTTTATATGGAAAACAATGATAAAACCATTGAATACGCTGATAAAGTGATCAATTCCGGAAAATACACCCTGTTGTCGAATTCCGAACTCCCTTCTTACGCAACCAAAACTCCGGAAAACAACAACGAGACCATTTTTGCATTTAAATATAATAAAGATGGTGATTACAGCGATGGCTGGTACACGATCGGATCCATGTACGCGAATATTCAAAGTGTGGGTTGGGGCGAGATGTATGCATCTTCTTCTTATTTAAACCTCATTAGACAAAATCCTCAGGATGCAAGATTGAAATTTATTTCTCCTAAATACAGCGATCCGCTAATTCCGGTTGCCTATTGGGTACAGCAGGGAACCAATGCTTCGGGAGGAGTAACTTACAATTATGTTTTTCAAAAGACATTTCAACAAGGAGGGAACACTTACTTCACAATGAACAACGTCAATTATCAAATATATCCTGAAGTTTTACCTAATAAAACAAATTATTATTTTATGAATTCAGGAGGTGCCAAAACATATGTTACTTTAGATAATGACATGGATAAAAGAAACGGATATCCTAAATTTTACATCTTAAAATGTTCACTACAGGAAGGTGTAGCACAATTATGGTCACCGGTTGTGGTTAGATTAGCAGAAATATATTTAAATAGAGCTGAAGCCTATGCCAAAAAAGGAATGACAACTTCTGCATTAGCTGATGTTAATATCATCAGAACAAGAGCAGGAATTCCAACATACGCAACAGTTCCGGCAGGACAAACAATTTTAGATATTGTTCTTCAAGAAAGAAGACTTGAGCTTGCTTTTGAAGCACAAAGAAAATATGATGTATTCAGAAATAAACTGGAAATGAACAGACAATATCCGGGTACACATTTAAGCGGAAACAATCCATTTTATACAATACCTTATACCAATAATAGAATCATAGAATATATTCCGGAACAACAGATACAAATTCAACCAAACCTGATTCAAAATCCTGATTAA
- a CDS encoding SusC/RagA family TonB-linked outer membrane protein produces the protein MKNHIKNFKKAGVVFFLMSSFISAQTGKEKDSLRETEIEDVVIIGYKAQKKSSLTAAVSTISDKKLKDASTSDVSSMLQGKAAGAQVSLGGGAPGSTATVKIRGTSTINGPSQALWVVDGVMMTGTPNLDPSQIESINILKDATSTALYGSRGANGIVQVFTKSGNSGKGILSFSINNSFNTFNNGRFKLMNGTQLYDNFTSLKNAPPLPQELRNDGYNWLKNGTQTGVVQNYTIDFRGGSENSKTYISGNYYNETGTVKTYEFNRLSFRINHEQKVKSWLTLKPKVSLSYTTGKDQQGSLYQMYLNLPWDNPRDSDGNLINPNTYQGTWYGRDYSNYLHDLQWNYGKSNQLDLLGNLDAEIKITDYLKFVTTNNITYMNYDDMYYTDPRSISGESNKGGLTESYVKDISKFFNQMLRFDKDFGVHNVNALAAYEYSDRFYKISRAGVYGVVPGTDIFDDGATTGQKPSGTKFERAYNALLFNAEYVYDKKYFVQGSLRSESSSAFGKDQRNGLFYSYSIGWNVHKEKFFNVKAINEWKLRASRGLVGNTPTPNYGWQDLYALTQVYNGQIGATWRQLGNPDLTWESIYQNNIGTDITAFNNRLTLNIDYFNNKTKNLLVLATLPSLTGVDRQYLNVGDVQNKGWEFNFNYIAIKSPTVTWDLGFNISTYKNAVLSTRNNATQLLNNSQAAISGYDVTSFYMRKWMGVNPDNGAGQWEVVNADGSRTLTSNYNQATLQVVGHATPDYYGAFNTNLTIKNFYMNASVYFSQGGQIYNSDRELFDSDGAYPYYNQMVLQNGWTRWEKPGDIATHPVASYNSSSLTNRPSSRYLEDASYVKLRSLRLGYNFPASLTEKIKMKSASIYIMGENLFTITKFSGVDPEVGVPSNQTTYSGRAETIYPIPRRFSLGFNFSF, from the coding sequence ATGAAAAACCATATCAAAAATTTTAAAAAAGCAGGTGTTGTTTTTTTTTTAATGTCCAGCTTTATATCGGCGCAGACAGGAAAAGAAAAAGACTCCTTGAGAGAGACAGAAATTGAAGATGTAGTCATTATTGGTTATAAAGCCCAAAAAAAATCAAGTCTTACCGCAGCAGTTTCAACAATTTCTGACAAAAAGTTAAAAGATGCCAGCACTTCAGATGTATCCAGCATGTTACAAGGAAAAGCAGCAGGAGCCCAGGTTAGCCTCGGCGGCGGCGCACCGGGATCTACCGCAACTGTAAAAATCAGAGGAACTTCTACAATTAACGGTCCTAGTCAGGCTTTATGGGTGGTAGATGGGGTAATGATGACAGGAACCCCCAATTTAGATCCCAGTCAGATTGAAAGCATCAACATATTGAAAGACGCTACCTCAACCGCTCTATACGGATCACGGGGCGCCAACGGTATTGTTCAGGTATTCACAAAGTCTGGAAACTCAGGAAAAGGCATCTTGAGCTTTTCAATAAATAACTCCTTCAATACATTTAATAATGGCCGTTTCAAACTAATGAACGGAACTCAATTATATGATAACTTCACATCACTTAAAAACGCTCCTCCTCTTCCTCAAGAACTTAGAAATGATGGTTACAACTGGCTTAAAAACGGCACTCAAACAGGTGTTGTACAAAATTACACCATAGATTTCAGGGGAGGGTCTGAAAATTCTAAAACCTATATTTCCGGGAATTATTACAATGAGACAGGAACGGTTAAAACATACGAATTCAACCGATTATCTTTCAGGATTAATCATGAACAAAAAGTAAAATCTTGGTTAACCTTAAAACCAAAAGTTAGCCTATCCTACACCACAGGAAAAGATCAGCAAGGCTCACTATACCAAATGTACCTCAACTTACCTTGGGACAACCCTAGAGATTCGGACGGAAACTTAATAAATCCAAACACTTATCAAGGAACTTGGTACGGAAGAGATTACAGTAATTATTTACATGACCTACAATGGAATTATGGAAAAAGCAACCAATTAGATCTCTTAGGAAATCTTGACGCAGAAATTAAGATTACTGATTACTTGAAATTTGTTACAACAAACAACATTACTTACATGAACTATGATGACATGTACTACACCGATCCAAGATCTATCTCCGGAGAAAGTAATAAAGGTGGATTAACAGAATCATATGTAAAGGACATCAGTAAGTTTTTTAATCAGATGTTGAGATTTGATAAAGATTTTGGTGTTCATAATGTAAATGCATTAGCAGCTTACGAATATTCAGACAGGTTTTATAAAATATCCCGAGCAGGCGTTTACGGTGTGGTTCCGGGAACGGATATTTTTGATGATGGAGCTACAACAGGACAAAAACCATCAGGAACGAAATTCGAAAGAGCTTACAACGCTCTTCTATTCAACGCAGAATATGTTTATGATAAAAAGTATTTTGTTCAGGGATCTTTACGAAGTGAGTCTTCTTCCGCATTTGGTAAGGATCAAAGAAACGGATTATTTTACTCTTACAGTATAGGATGGAATGTTCACAAAGAAAAATTTTTCAATGTAAAAGCGATCAATGAATGGAAGTTAAGAGCAAGCCGAGGTCTTGTAGGAAACACTCCAACTCCAAATTACGGCTGGCAGGATCTATATGCATTAACGCAAGTATATAACGGACAGATCGGAGCAACATGGAGACAATTAGGAAATCCGGACTTAACCTGGGAATCTATTTACCAAAATAATATTGGTACAGATATTACAGCATTTAATAACAGATTAACTTTAAATATCGATTATTTTAACAATAAGACTAAAAACTTATTAGTATTAGCTACACTTCCTTCATTAACAGGCGTTGACAGACAATATCTGAATGTTGGCGACGTGCAAAACAAAGGCTGGGAATTTAATTTTAACTACATCGCTATCAAGTCTCCGACCGTTACTTGGGATCTGGGGTTCAACATCAGTACTTATAAAAATGCTGTTCTTTCTACGAGAAATAATGCCACCCAACTTTTAAATAACAGCCAAGCAGCAATATCAGGATATGATGTTACTTCTTTCTACATGAGAAAATGGATGGGTGTAAACCCTGATAACGGCGCTGGTCAATGGGAGGTTGTAAACGCCGATGGAAGCAGAACTTTAACATCCAATTACAATCAGGCAACATTACAGGTCGTTGGCCATGCGACGCCTGATTATTACGGAGCTTTCAACACCAATCTTACGATCAAAAATTTCTATATGAATGCCAGTGTTTATTTCTCACAAGGAGGGCAGATCTACAATTCTGACAGAGAATTATTTGATTCAGACGGCGCTTACCCTTATTACAACCAAATGGTACTACAAAATGGCTGGACAAGATGGGAAAAACCTGGAGATATCGCAACGCATCCGGTAGCAAGTTACAACAGCAGTAGTTTAACCAACAGACCTTCATCGCGATATTTAGAAGACGCAAGCTATGTTAAATTAAGATCTTTAAGACTTGGATATAATTTCCCGGCCTCATTAACAGAAAAGATCAAAATGAAATCTGCAAGCATTTATATCATGGGGGAAAATCTATTTACGATTACTAAGTTTTCCGGCGTTGATCCTGAAGTAGGAGTTCCAAGTAACCAAACTACATATTCCGGTAGAGCAGAAACAATATATCCTATTCCAAGAAGGTTTTCTTTGGGCTTTAATTTCTCTTTTTAA
- a CDS encoding ZIP family metal transporter — MTVFLLILSVIVGVFLGKHFGKKEKLAKNLLILSAGFLITICLNEVFPQVYAVEGSSNLGIFVIAGVLLQMILEALTKGFEHGHVHHHSDHNILPVALMVGLFVHAFIEGIPLANEEHELSPYLLGILFHNLPISFILGAFLFNRKEGSKGSSYPSILIVALFALASPLGMLLGNYFNPDLQPYFLAIVGGIFLHISSVIIFESNKNHNIDWMKIGLVILGVSLALLMHLFHNHDHVGHHH, encoded by the coding sequence ATAACCGTTTTTTTACTGATTTTAAGTGTAATTGTAGGCGTATTTCTTGGAAAGCACTTCGGGAAAAAGGAAAAATTAGCGAAAAATCTATTGATTTTAAGCGCCGGTTTCCTGATCACGATTTGTTTAAATGAAGTATTTCCTCAAGTTTATGCTGTTGAAGGAAGTAGCAATTTGGGAATATTCGTCATTGCCGGTGTGCTTTTACAAATGATCCTGGAAGCTTTAACCAAAGGTTTCGAGCACGGCCACGTTCATCATCACAGTGATCATAATATTCTTCCTGTTGCTTTAATGGTCGGGCTTTTCGTTCATGCTTTTATTGAAGGAATTCCTTTGGCTAATGAAGAACATGAGCTTTCCCCGTATCTTTTGGGAATCTTATTTCACAATCTTCCGATATCGTTTATCTTGGGAGCATTTTTGTTTAACAGAAAAGAAGGTTCTAAAGGATCTTCCTATCCATCGATACTGATCGTAGCATTATTTGCTTTAGCCTCACCTTTAGGAATGTTGTTGGGTAATTATTTCAATCCTGATTTGCAACCTTATTTCCTTGCCATCGTAGGAGGAATTTTCTTACATATATCATCCGTAATTATTTTTGAAAGCAATAAAAATCATAATATTGACTGGATGAAAATCGGACTGGTAATTTTAGGAGTTTCGTTGGCTTTATTAATGCATCTTTTCCACAATCATGACCATGTGGGACATCATCATTAA
- a CDS encoding class I SAM-dependent DNA methyltransferase has product MEWFESWFDTPYYHLLYSNRDYTEAENFITKLTSELQLPPSSKIIDLACGKGRHSVFLNKLGYDVLGLDLSRQSIEFDKQFENQTLLFDVHDMRNPIDADPMNAVFNLFTSFGYFDNEKDDKNVFQSVYNVLKPGGYFVLDYLNEEYVRKNIVPESIITRGDIDFKICKKIEGRHIVKDIQFEADGKPFHFFEKVKLHTLDAINSYATECGFERVKIWGDYQLNDFNKDVSTRCINLFKKKA; this is encoded by the coding sequence ATGGAATGGTTTGAATCTTGGTTTGATACACCTTATTATCATTTGCTTTACAGTAACAGAGATTATACTGAGGCAGAAAACTTCATTACAAAGCTTACTTCGGAGCTTCAGTTACCGCCTTCTTCGAAGATTATTGATCTGGCTTGTGGTAAGGGAAGACACTCGGTTTTCCTTAATAAATTAGGCTATGATGTCTTAGGATTAGATCTTTCCAGACAGAGTATAGAATTTGATAAACAATTTGAAAATCAAACCTTACTTTTTGATGTTCACGATATGAGAAATCCTATCGATGCGGATCCTATGAACGCGGTTTTCAATTTATTTACAAGTTTTGGATACTTTGATAACGAAAAAGATGATAAAAATGTATTCCAATCAGTATATAATGTTCTAAAACCCGGAGGATATTTTGTTTTGGATTATCTGAATGAAGAATATGTAAGAAAAAACATCGTTCCTGAGTCAATAATCACTCGTGGTGACATTGATTTTAAAATCTGTAAGAAAATTGAAGGAAGACATATCGTTAAAGATATTCAGTTTGAAGCAGACGGAAAACCTTTCCACTTCTTTGAAAAAGTAAAACTTCATACGCTGGACGCCATCAATTCTTACGCAACAGAATGCGGTTTTGAAAGAGTGAAAATCTGGGGAGATTATCAATTGAATGATTTTAATAAAGACGTTTCAACGCGTTGTATCAATTTATTTAAGAAAAAAGCATGA
- a CDS encoding class I SAM-dependent RNA methyltransferase yields MDIENLKIQIKTFFGLEPILAEEIKKLGGRNVEIKNRAVNCEGDLGFLYKINYSSRTALKILVPILEFKAFNQHQFYDKLFKVDWEQFMDVDQSFAIDSTVNSDTFKHSQFVTLKMKDAIVDYFQEKVKKRPNVDSKSPQIKFHLHIDRELVTISLDSSGDALFKRGYRKEQGEAPINEVLASGMLQLAGWDGKGNFLDPMCGSGTLLIEAAMIALDLPAQIFRKRFAFQNWQNYDSELFARIKEVRIGRIKEFTGKIVGYDIDGRMLSAAITNIEAAEMEDIIEVKRQDFFETKKELFPLLMVFNPPYDERISINDDDFYKKIGDTFKTHYPNTLAWLISSDLEAVKKVGLRPSRKIKLFNGKLETRFLQYEMYEGTKKVHKLENQ; encoded by the coding sequence ATGGATATAGAAAATCTAAAGATTCAGATCAAGACATTCTTCGGTCTGGAGCCGATCTTGGCGGAAGAGATCAAAAAATTAGGTGGGCGTAATGTCGAAATTAAAAATCGTGCGGTAAATTGTGAAGGAGATTTGGGTTTCCTTTATAAAATTAATTATTCTTCGAGAACTGCTTTAAAAATTTTAGTTCCTATTTTGGAATTTAAGGCTTTTAATCAGCATCAGTTTTACGATAAATTGTTTAAAGTGGATTGGGAGCAGTTCATGGATGTTGATCAGTCTTTTGCGATCGATTCAACGGTGAATTCTGATACTTTTAAGCATTCACAGTTTGTAACCTTGAAAATGAAAGACGCAATTGTTGATTATTTTCAGGAAAAAGTTAAAAAACGTCCGAATGTGGATTCTAAAAGTCCACAAATCAAGTTTCACCTTCATATCGACAGAGAATTGGTGACAATTTCTTTGGATTCTTCTGGTGATGCTTTATTTAAAAGAGGATACAGAAAAGAGCAGGGTGAAGCACCAATTAATGAAGTTTTAGCAAGCGGAATGCTTCAATTAGCAGGTTGGGACGGAAAAGGGAACTTCCTAGACCCAATGTGTGGTTCGGGAACACTTTTGATAGAAGCGGCAATGATCGCGTTAGATCTTCCTGCGCAGATTTTCAGAAAAAGATTTGCATTCCAAAACTGGCAAAATTATGATTCTGAATTATTTGCAAGAATTAAAGAAGTAAGAATCGGTAGAATTAAAGAATTTACAGGTAAAATTGTAGGTTACGATATTGATGGAAGAATGCTTAGCGCTGCAATAACCAATATTGAAGCTGCTGAAATGGAAGATATTATTGAAGTGAAAAGACAGGATTTCTTTGAAACCAAAAAAGAACTTTTCCCTTTATTAATGGTGTTTAATCCACCTTATGACGAGAGAATTTCTATTAATGATGATGATTTTTACAAGAAAATAGGAGATACTTTCAAAACGCATTATCCGAATACATTAGCTTGGCTAATTTCTTCTGACTTAGAAGCTGTGAAGAAAGTTGGACTTCGACCTTCAAGAAAGATCAAACTTTTCAACGGAAAATTGGAAACAAGATTTTTACAGTACGAAATGTACGAGGGAACGAAAAAAGTTCATAAACTTGAAAATCAATAA
- a CDS encoding branched-chain amino acid ABC transporter substrate-binding protein, translating into MSWNIFDIIGVVLDALDLLGSSSAPSWETKKTAKRKKSKYFVEWFSTFFTVTSLVLLFIVFKDPLLVQSPFQTICIAILIGIVFTFSCCFALYLLESFYFKSFLSMMFFCTSLILLSTASVLYLYIRSGLF; encoded by the coding sequence ATGTCTTGGAATATTTTTGATATTATAGGTGTTGTGCTTGATGCTTTAGATCTTTTGGGTAGCTCATCAGCTCCGAGTTGGGAGACGAAAAAAACAGCAAAACGCAAAAAATCCAAATATTTTGTAGAATGGTTCAGTACTTTTTTTACAGTGACAAGTTTAGTTTTATTATTTATAGTTTTTAAAGATCCTTTATTGGTTCAGAGCCCATTTCAGACTATATGTATTGCTATTCTAATTGGGATTGTTTTCACATTTAGTTGCTGTTTTGCATTGTATCTTTTAGAATCTTTCTACTTCAAAAGTTTCCTTTCCATGATGTTTTTCTGTACTTCGTTAATTCTATTGTCAACTGCTTCGGTATTGTATTTATATATAAGATCAGGTTTATTTTAA
- a CDS encoding flavin monoamine oxidase family protein, which yields MKKIIIVGAGASGLMAGYKLSKQGFNIEIIEAQDRIGGRIKSKNTNSFPYFLELGAEFVHGNLPTTLQLLDEAKVPYYKTEGEIWNYEEGVFNQDDNFSEYFEVFHEKLSQLTEDCSVYEFLENNFKGEKHSQLRKSILNFVQGYDGADPNEMSVFSLREENPDNEEEDEYTIEGGYSSLTEYLYLKCRENGVNFHFSEIITRANWKKNEVFLTSKSNKEYKAEKVIFTLPIALLQQESIEFKPQIPEYISAANEIGSGHAIKFIFQFNSEFFKTSKMSKLEDLHLLLSDEEIPTWWMHKTKPTLLTGWLGGPKAFELRNSSKEELLNRSLKTLHHFFDLPENIIFENLENWEISVPSADPFAKCAYSYDKINSEEARAVLNTPIEQTLYFAGEALYTGDATGTVEAALITGENTAKKIIQLK from the coding sequence ATGAAAAAAATTATTATCGTCGGAGCAGGAGCTTCAGGTCTTATGGCTGGATACAAATTGAGCAAACAAGGTTTTAATATAGAAATAATTGAAGCTCAGGATCGTATAGGAGGACGAATTAAATCAAAAAACACAAACTCTTTTCCCTATTTCTTAGAATTGGGTGCCGAATTTGTACACGGAAATCTTCCTACAACACTTCAATTGCTTGATGAAGCAAAAGTTCCATATTATAAAACTGAAGGTGAGATTTGGAATTATGAAGAAGGCGTTTTTAATCAGGATGACAATTTTTCAGAATATTTTGAAGTTTTTCATGAAAAATTAAGCCAACTTACGGAAGACTGCAGCGTTTATGAATTTTTAGAAAATAACTTTAAAGGCGAAAAACATTCTCAGTTAAGAAAAAGTATTCTCAATTTTGTTCAGGGTTACGATGGTGCAGATCCAAATGAGATGAGCGTTTTTTCTCTTCGTGAAGAAAATCCTGACAACGAAGAAGAAGATGAGTACACAATTGAAGGCGGTTATTCTTCTTTAACTGAATATTTATATTTAAAATGCAGGGAAAATGGTGTTAATTTCCACTTTTCAGAAATAATTACACGCGCTAACTGGAAAAAAAATGAAGTTTTTCTTACAAGTAAATCCAATAAAGAATACAAAGCAGAAAAAGTAATTTTCACTTTACCAATCGCTCTTTTACAGCAGGAATCGATTGAATTTAAGCCCCAGATTCCGGAGTATATTTCAGCAGCGAATGAGATTGGTTCTGGTCACGCTATAAAATTTATTTTTCAATTTAATTCTGAGTTTTTTAAAACTTCAAAAATGTCTAAACTTGAAGATCTGCATTTGCTCTTGAGTGATGAAGAAATACCGACTTGGTGGATGCATAAAACAAAACCCACATTATTAACGGGTTGGTTGGGAGGTCCAAAAGCTTTTGAACTGAGAAACTCATCAAAGGAAGAACTTTTAAATAGGTCTTTGAAAACTTTACATCATTTTTTTGATCTTCCTGAAAATATTATTTTTGAAAATTTAGAAAACTGGGAGATCAGTGTTCCTTCTGCCGATCCTTTTGCAAAGTGTGCATATTCTTATGATAAAATAAATTCAGAGGAAGCTAGAGCAGTTTTAAATACCCCGATTGAGCAAACTTTATATTTTGCAGGAGAAGCCCTGTATACAGGAGATGCAACCGGAACTGTAGAAGCAGCTTTAATCACCGGAGAGAATACAGCGAAGAAAATTATTCAATTAAAATAA